From the Rhodoferax mekongensis genome, one window contains:
- the truA gene encoding tRNA pseudouridine(38-40) synthase TruA, whose translation MRVVLGVTYNGQGYQGWQSQSSGQTIQDKLEAALGKFTAQRVSTLCAGRTDAGVHGLMQVVHFDTDIDRDTYSWIRGTNANLPKDISVQWAVKTTSEFHCRASALSRRYAYVLLESPIRPSVESGRVGWTFNNLDERSMRKAADYLIGEHDFTSFRAAQCQALSPVKHVMRIDFHKRGAYWRIEFEANAFLHHMIRNIMGCLVQIGQGKKPPEWMAEVLAARSRKVAAPTFSPDGLYFLGPRYDPQWGMPERTPAYDALP comes from the coding sequence GTGCGCGTAGTTTTAGGCGTCACGTACAACGGCCAGGGATACCAGGGTTGGCAAAGCCAATCCTCCGGTCAGACGATTCAAGACAAACTGGAAGCCGCGCTGGGCAAATTCACTGCCCAGCGCGTTTCCACTTTGTGCGCCGGCCGCACTGATGCAGGAGTGCACGGACTGATGCAGGTGGTGCACTTCGACACGGATATAGACCGCGACACCTACTCCTGGATCCGAGGCACCAACGCCAACCTGCCCAAAGATATTTCGGTTCAGTGGGCGGTAAAAACCACTTCGGAATTTCATTGCAGGGCCTCAGCCCTTTCGCGGCGGTATGCCTACGTGTTGTTGGAGTCCCCCATACGTCCCAGCGTTGAATCAGGTCGGGTTGGCTGGACTTTCAATAATCTGGACGAAAGATCCATGCGTAAGGCGGCCGACTACCTGATCGGCGAGCACGACTTCACTTCCTTTCGAGCCGCCCAATGCCAAGCACTAAGTCCGGTCAAACATGTGATGCGCATTGACTTCCACAAGCGCGGTGCCTACTGGCGGATCGAGTTTGAGGCCAACGCGTTTCTGCACCACATGATCCGCAACATCATGGGCTGCCTGGTGCAAATCGGCCAAGGTAAAAAACCACCGGAGTGGATGGCGGAAGTGCTGGCCGCCCGCAGCCGCAAGGTGGCGGCACCGACCTTCTCGCCGGATGGTTTGTACTTTCTGGGCCCCCGCTATGACCCCCAATGGGGCATGCCGGAGCGCACGCCTGCGTATGATGCGTTGCCATGA